TTTGTAGTTAAGAACAATTTTGAACTGTAGAGCAAGAAACTTCTTTACATATGAATAATTATTAACCCAGTTATATATAAGGTAAATTCAAAATCTCACCTAAATTCTGAATCATGGGAAAAACAAATCATATGCAAGCATACGCAGATGCCAACAAAGCAACATGCATGAATGTTAATAAATTAAGTACCAGCCTAGCCATTTGTTTTGGTTGTTTTAACATTTGAACTGGTTATCATGCAGTGAGGTCTTGTTTAGATTGGACTTTATTTTATCAACCTAAACTTTGATCATGTAGGTCTTGTGGTAACCTACAATTCAatctacaatataaaaatatgatCTTTCTATGCTTAAGGTTCCTCATGACATAACTGTGGAGATATTTATACctctttgaaaaaaatattttttgtgctttgttaTGGACCTTATTTACAATATGTTTTTAGCTTGTGTTCATTAATTACAAGGTACTAATACCTATTAATATCTCCCAAGATTTTATGAAAATATGTGTAGTTTTTTCATGCCTTGTGGCTCTAATTCCTTTTCAGACATAATAGCTTCTACATCAAGTTTATTGGGGATAAGCGTATTAGTCCTTGCAGTCTTCCTAGTTTACAAGAAACATAAGTGCTTGCTCCCCTGGCAAAGATCAACAACCGCACCAAGACTTCATTCACTCCTACGATCACAACTTAAAAGTTACACTTATTCTGAAGTTCGAAAGATGACTAAATCTTTTACTCACACCCTTGGTAAGGGTGGATATGGCACTGTTTACAAAGGCAGTCTATCTGATGGTAGCACAATAGCAGTTAAGATACTGGAAGACTCCAACAATGATGGGGAAGACTTCATTAATGAGGTGTCCAGCATTGGCAGAACATCACATATCAATGTTGTTACTCTATTAGGACTTTGCCAGCATGGATCAAAAAGAGCTCTCATCTATGAGTATATGCCAAATGGTTCTCTTGATAAATTCACAGTTGGTGGAAATGACACCATGCAACAAGAGAAGTTCCTTATAAGCTGGGAGAAGCTATATGATATTTTGGTTGGAGTTGCACAAGGCCTTGATTACCTCCACCATTGGTGTAATCATCGTGTTGTATATCTTGACATAAAACCCCAAAACATCTTACTGGACCAAGACTTCTGCCCAAAAATATCGGATTTCGGATTAGCGAAACTATGTAAGCCAAAAGAGAGCAAAATCTCTATTGGTTGTGCAAGGGGAACAATTGGCTACATGGCACCTGAGGTGTTTTGGGGGCACCGTGGAGCAGTGACCACCAAGTCTGATGTATATAGCTATGGGATGCTGATTCTTCATATGGTTGGAGAAAGGGAAAACATCAATGCGAGCACAGAGAGTGGAAGCAAGTATTTCCCTGAATGGTTGTATGACAACCTGAATCAGTTTTGTGGTGTTCCTAGTGGAGGCATCGACGGTAGCAATTCCACATCAGAGGTTGCACACAAGTTAGTGATAATAGGGTTTTGGTGCATACAATCTGCACCTATGGACAGACCTTCGATGAGTGAGGTCATTGACATGTTTGATAGAAGCTTGACTGAACTGCAACTACCACCAAGAATCTCTTGTTGCGGAAATTATAATGAGAGTTTTGGATAATCGCTCCAATTGTAACATGTTCATCTTTATCCATTTGTCTTTAGACCACTTGATAAGATGAGGCTTCAACTTGACCAACCACATGAAAATTCAGACCTCCAACATGTATAGTCACAATAGCCTCATCATGATATTTATTTACTCCtatatgaattatatatgtacCAATAATTTATTTTCCTACGATAAGCATCAACACTTGAGTACTTTGACGGCTAGGGAATTTTTTAAGTAAGTGTGTGTTTGAATCACTAGAGAAAACTCCTGTATCAGCTTGAAGGTAGATCATTATTTTAAGGAGATGGTCTCCTTTTATGTAACTGTGGATGAGTTGTTAACGACTACTCTTAATATAATTTCCTTTCTTTAATTGGAGGCAATACTGTTTGGTGGCATTTGGTATGTCTATGACAATGATGTGATGATCTTGTTCCGGTGTGAATATTATCTAAGTGAAAGTGAAACCTATTACTATATTAGTataattaataaaaagaaatataaaagtGTCTCAGTTATTGTAAAGACAAACAAAGAGACGCATAGAGCTAGCGTTGTAAATATATACATGCTCAGAGCTCCTCTGTAAAAACGTCTCTATGGATGTTGAGACGACGTTTCAGCGTCTTATTTTCTGTAGAGATGCTTTAGTAAAGCATCTCAATAAAATGAAAATGACTCTACGCCTCATTAGAGACGGTCTAAGATGTCTCTAACAAGAAAATGAAGCGTCTCCACATGGTTATTCTGTTGTAGTATGTGTTCCCTTAGTTCTATTTCTGTTGGTTGAATACATGTGTTTAGAGACATCCAAGTAGCAAATGTGCTACTTTGGCAGTTTTTCTTAGAACTGGCGATTGATATGCTGATTGTTCATTAATGgcaaatagtactccctccgtttcacaatgtaagtcattctagcatttcccacattcatattgatgttaatgaatctacatagatatatatgtctagattcattaacatcaatatgaatgtgggaaatgctagaataataAGCAATATTCCTGTTGTCCTTTCCTCGTCGAGTTTGCTATTCAGTTTCTATGTAAAGTCACTTAAGAGCACATttgaaaatactccctccatttattcatattataagttgttttcattttttttcaaacttaggtttgataaagtttattgaaaaatataacaacatttgTAACACTAAATTAATTGTATTACGTCTAACATAGAACATATTTAAatagtttatttgttttgtgttaaaaatattgctatattttttttgtaaatttagtcaaacctaAATAAGTTTAACTTAGAAAATATTGAAACTACTTAgatagtatattttattttgtcgtACAATATATAAATTGGTATATGTAAATGGGATCCCAATAAAACACacatatgaaagttttttttacatgggaaaaagaaggaaaataatccaaaataaaaaatcgtGTTAATTAGTTAACACTTCAGAAGTACATGCAGATAGATATATTAAGCTTACTGGCTTGTTTACGACGTTCGAATTTTAGATGATCGACCGATTGGTAAGAAAGTTTCAGGAAGTCCGATAATTAGCGCAGTGCCACCAATATAAGTCGTGGTACACACCTACCACACCAGCTAAATGGGATTTGCACGAGTAGACATCATCAAggttttttttagtagtgttaTATATCCATGTTACTTAATTAGGTGATCTACCATATAGATCATCAAGGTTTGCATTGCATGCAGCACATCTTGCATGATATCATTATAGCACGTAGCATCAGGATATAAACTGATCTGCAGAAAAAGCCACCGAACTTCGTGTCTGTCCCAACTAATTTTCTGGAGGCTTATATTGTCGATCACCAACGTAACCCCTTAAACTGGCCACAGGCtagaacatactccctccgtctcataatataagggattttgagtttttaattATACTGTtagaccatttgtcttattaaaaaaatttagaattattatttattttctttgtgacttgctttattatccaaagtactttaagcatgacttttattttttatatttgcaaaaaaaatttaaataagatgagtagtcaaacattacaagcaaaaactcaaaatctcttatattatgggacggagggagtttaTCAAACCTGCCAACTCTACTTGTACGGATGGTGTTGCCtagctagtaattaattaatccataattattgGGCATTTCCAAGCAACTCTCCTCTTCCTCACCAAACCCTGATCCCTTTTAGAACCCTACTTAAAGCAGCTCACACCTTCAGTATCAGTACACACCAATGCAACACACACTAATACACAATCAAATTAATTCCGAGTTCTAATTAACGTAGGTAAAAGGAGAAGAGATGGCTGCTTCTCGCCGCGTCGtgatctccctcctcctcctggtcgcggccatggcgagctccttctccttctccccgTGCACCgcgcagtcgtcgtcgtcgtgcgcGAGCTACACCTTCTCCAGCAACCAGCAGTACGGCTCGTGCGCCGCCCTGCCGCGCCTGGGCGCCACGCTGCACTACAACtacacggcggcggccagcaccgtcgccgtcgcgttccGCGCGCCGCAGCCGGCGGGCGGCAAGGGGTGGGTGGCGTGGGGGATCAACCCGAGCGGCAGCGGGATGGTGGGCACCCAGGCCGTGGTGGCGTTCCGCCACTCCAACGGCAGCCTCGTCGCGTACCCGACGGTGCTCGGCAGCTACGCGCCGTCCatggcgcccgcggcggccaAGGACCTGGCCCTCCCCGTCTCCGGCGTGTCGGCGGAGGAGAACGGCAAGGcgaaggaggtggtggtgtaCGCGACGGTGGCGCTGCCGGCCGGGAAGGGGACCAAGTTCAACCACGTGTGGCAGCAGGGCAGCtcggtggccggcgacgtgcCGGCGGCGCACCCCACCTCCGGGGACAACGTCCTCTCCGTCGGCAGCATCGACTTTAGCAAGTGATCGATCGTACATATATACTGGTATATACGTACACTTGTTCGATcgtatacgtacgtacgccCGGCTGCTTGTAATGTTGGTATACAAGTATATTCATGTACACATGTGTTAATTATTTATGCTTCTGGTAGATCGGCTCCCATTAGATGTGTGGAGTATATGTATGATGATTATGTCAGTGAGACTCCATGTATGTAttgtctatatatatgtacagcCGGAAAGTTTGCAATGTACTATTTCTTCCCTTGTTTGTGTTTAAACctacatgtatatatttatatctatCAAAAAACTATCTAAAACTATTCTGTAATAAATATGTGCCACTTATTCACTAGGAAAAAAGCAGTGTTCACAATACGAAACAAAAGATTTCACTATTTTGGATATTTATAATAAATATCAAAGAAGCAAACGAATTCAGTAAGGCAATATGTGCCACAAAAGGACCGAGCAGAGTAACAATCCAATCCCAGTTCGGTCGGCTCGATGGATCCAGTCCCAAATATTGTGCCACCGCAGCTACCTCCTCAGGAAATATTGCTGTAAAGCAAACGCTAAACCAGTAAATTGTACAGAACGAAAAGAACGGGATAATCTTCACCTTTGCattgctgctttttttttttcagtccaTTAAACTGAGATACCACTTCGTACATACGAGACACAATTGTTCATAAATGATGCCGCGTTTACCCTTGCAAATGGGGAAGAAAATTACACAAGACTGAGGTCCTACAGTCCTCCGAAAGACCTCGTCCCTCTACATATGACACCTGTCCACTACGAATCTCAAAGTAGGCAGCCTCTGTCTTCTTCCTTTCTCCCCAATCTCCTGTGTTCTGCCGTTCTTCCTCAACACGGCCAAGTAGAGCTTACGCACGACCAACGcacgcggtggcggccgccggtGTCGAGCGGCAACACTCACCCAGCCAATTGACAATTCGATGGTGACTAATGGTGAACACTTAGATTTTGCTCGTTGCTTTCAATCTCCATTACTGCTAAGTGCTAATTATTAATGGTGATTGAATTTATCCGAGCATTTGATGATTCTTTTGGACAGTGAACCTTGGAAAATCACATCGTTGACTGCTTTctcatcaagaggcttggtgTACATCAACTCCCGAATACATATTGTGGAGCGGACCAACGGAGTTCACACGCTACAGCAAACATGATGCAAGCCGACTGGCAGCGGCAGTTGAGCATAATGTCATCGTCGCACTCTCCCGACAGTCATCCATGAGCCCGAAGCCACTCGCCGTCGCGCCCGCTTTGGTCGGGTTcgagggatgcctcaccgagcggaggaagaagaatggggattagaggggagagaggtTGTCTCTTTGAGATTCGTAATGGACACTTGTCACGTAAGGGGACGAAGTCCTTTAGACGAGTGTAGGACTTCAGTCCTATGTAATTTTCTTCCTGCAAATGGGTTAAAAGGGGCATCTTGAGAGCACTCATTGTATCAAAATAGAAATTAAATCAGAACAACTTAAATGATTAGGAAAtcccactatatatatatattttttgaaatgcACGACGGCCTGGAATTTATAGAAGGGAAGAAATAGCAGCACAATACATAAACGTTACATACAAGCCCGAGGAGTCTATTTCACAATCCTTCGCGACGAGAAAATCTCGCGAACAGTTCCAATGCTCTCATCCTTTCTTAATCACGGCGTCTAATGACGCTAGAAAAAAATCACGTATCTAATTATTTTCACCTATTTTATTGTTTTGGTTATAACTTTTATCCTTTTTTCTGATTTCAGTTTGAATGGAATGAaaactctattttttaaaacaatatccattaaactttctatttacaaatataatttctatataaagtTTACTATATAAAGTATCTATAGATAAAGtctatccatatatataaactttaaatacataaaatctatatatataaactttttatataaaaagatcTATAGGTGGAAAGTTTTTGCGGAAATAGTTCATATGGAAAATTTCCCGTTACAAAAAAACTATAATGGAAAAAGAAACGTGAAAAAATCggaatggaaaagaaaaacagaaaaaaaaccctaataTCTTGGTTACGTGCAAGAGTTACAATGGAAAAACGTAAAAGAGGAAACCGATAGGATGAGAACTTATGGAAATAACGtacgagaaaagaaaagaaaaaaacgcaTACTGTCTCCGTCtttaactaactaactaactagtAATATACCCGTGCTAACGTAACGGTAATAATTTTGACTGAAACATAACGGTGATAATTGATAATGTGAAAACCAAAAGGTAATATTTAAGATTCACGAATAAAATAACGATAGAGAGATTTGTATTGTTCTCATGAATGTTATTATACTGTTAATAACTTCCCAAAGTTGGCCATGAATAGAGTTCTGCAATATTTTCATCACTGTGAGTGAAACTTTTCAAAACACAAACAATAGCTCACGGTATCTAACTTTCTATACCACATACAGATACAAATATCACCTATATGTTCTACAGGTGCTATTTTTTCAAAACATGCATCGCCTAGAAACATTCAGCAAGTTCTGCTCCTCACTGGTCACCTTCCTCCTTATAGAGCACCTCAAAAAGCCACATGAACTTCTCTATCGAACGCATATCAGGAGAAGCAACATATTGAAGACAGTGCATTCGCCTACCACGAGGCACACACTTATAAAGacattgtcacgcccggaaattcactaataatttccaaacttatttgtgcataaaatcctcgtccagaaatcagccgaggtacacaaactaacaatttaatatacaaatccatcataataataacattacatacttacaaaagaaaagaaaaacagcagcgaAATTAACGGTCTAGTGatagcttcagctccactcccacaggcaactcaactggagtataagccaaacgtcttctccttctggatcctttttcttcaactgaggttgattgattattgcaagaatgagcatatgacatactcaacaagccacacagcaaatatgcaagtgcacaaggataccaaaggatggcataatatagtctcatttacgaaagcagcatttagcaaagagttaagagtagtaaaacagtagagtaattaatcagaaattttaatcaacactgaacagcatacccatgctgcacaggcccaaccatcctgaacaaccatacccggctgtacagatctaactccaaaccaggagctaaacaaattattaccagttatagcatcaataattattgtgagaggtgtgagactaatcacgaaaaacattgctcaacccgcccataaccgcgggcacggctattcaaatagttttactctggccagaggtgtaccactgtacctacaagacacagcctcaacatcatgtctaccatgcgtcgtgatactggaaagtacccgaatagaggctgtgacaataccctctgcacaacacaactcaccacagtgcaccattcctggatcataatcactcccttataaaacaaggcatggactccccagcgacccccgtgggcttatctccgccacttctcagtctggtgctctgcaatgaaccatgctatacaaaaggtaaagccattGCCTACGCTGGCTTGTgattggcacggttaatgtttcacaacagtagctcgcgaaccggtccttaattgccatgagcacgaccatcaaaaccatgtgctcacaacccaccatcatcaggttttagttggcaaattaattaattaaccaatcatgattaaccatcatgagctatcattaagccatcattaaataatagtgagtcataagttatcccaatagtgtgctaatgtttctaagcatggctaagcaatcatatctaatatctagctgaaccaatatataaagcccaactagtcaagttataataacccaaggtatcaaggaataaagtaatcaagaacaaaagggctataacaaacaataggttaattccacccaatgacattcaaaaataaatgcaatagttgaatagaaacaatagctttaaacgggatcaacatgctcaaaggacttgtgtttgggatctgtgtgacttgccttgcaataatcggtcttcaattagtcttcttgaatacttccgacgcactcacgaaccttcgcaacgacggaaacgacaagctatcacacaaaacgaggaaaaagactaataaaaaccaaataaacaatacatataaagtaaacaaacatgtagatcatgattttagatgaatttagagacttgaacggcctcattccgatttcatatgaattagttacaaattttacaagatcaaattccaattaaacctattaaagaaaagactattccaaattaattaaataatttacaaatgatttataactgagataaaagattaaaacaacctccggaaaagattagattatagttggtagatgacatatattaaaaagaaataatatgccactgaaaagagAGAACGGATTTATATCAATTTTGGACGGCTAAGATTAATCTTGACCGAGAGTTGACCAAGATAGGATGGCTTAGATTGATCTGGCAAGCGAGCCTCACGAGATATCGACTCAATgagtcaattctacgtgacacgggatcacccaaatgatcaaccgaaaccggcgaacggaaccggcggctctgaacggctctaaactaaaggaGGACTCAACACGGACGAACGGACGAAGCACGGGGAACACCTCGTTCgaacgaacgagcgaacgactcaACAACGACCGCGGCTAAACCGGTGGGCTAGACAcgattcacggtaaagccccggtacggcaaacgataggccggtaggaaTTTAGGGATGCACCTACAGCTAGACAACTTGACTACCGAGCAAAGGctaaagcggcggctaggtttaAGCGGCACAGCGGCGGCTAAGCGGCTAGCGCAGCGGCGACGCTAGGGCAACAGCTAAgcgtggcacggcggcggctactcGACGACAAAAACGAGAGATTAAAAACTAAACCGAGGGAACACGGATAGAAGTTTCACCGAACCAAAGCGatcggagagggagagatgacgATGGCTACCCGGCGGCAACACACGGAGACGACTACTACGCTAGACAGACAGCGGATTAGGTTATATCGGATTAAGGCCCTAGGGAAAACTTCACAGGTGAACGGCATAGGAGCGCGGTTGCCGGCGAACAACGGCACAATAATGCAAACAGAGGGCACCGGGAGGtagagaaggcgacggcgattcttaccaacacttacgcaACGACGGACAGCGAcggaagatggccggcgacgagcttcgaaGGGCGGCGAGGTACTGTCCACGAAGGCGACGACTTTCCGGCGATGTGCGGCgacaacggaggggtggacggtcTTCACCTCGCAGCTGCGAACCCAAAGGAGGCGACGACGGGATGAGCAGCAGggcctcgccggagatcaaaacatggCAACGGTTCGGCCTTCACGGTGACGGCGACTTCCGGCGGGGTTCGGCGCAAAAGAACGGGTGGCCGGGGTAGAGCTCGACTTTGCGGAGCCGATGCAGGTGACGGCGCTGATCGGTGACGGCCGGGGCGACGGCGAatggcggctggagcggcggccggaggtggagagagagggagagcggggggagagcgtttccggcgacggcggcggacgggacttgaggggatgggtagaggacgactagggggtcctttATATAGCCATGGGAGCTCGGGTCCGGGCCCAAATCGAcgggaaaaactcgggaaagttTATTTTTgccggaaaaaggaaagatttgatccgcgaaattggaaagaatTTCCATAGAAAAGTTTAgggatttcttggggaaaaggaagaggagattgagaggattccattcccgcaactaatttggaaaaaagagCAACGGAGAGGTTGGATTTGgaaagaggaggcggcggcagtgcaCGAGCACGGCTGGCTCGGCTCTgtctggaggaggaagatggagtacTCTAGCGCCAGGGAGGTAAAACAGACTTTGGCTGggctgagaggaagggagagaggagaggagggaatgGGCTGGATTCGGCCcaggctgaggaggaggatttttattacttttcaaataaattaaccaaagagatgatctttcaattgttaaaaatactttcaatgcttaaataattccaagaaaaatcttgaacatacttggacactcaaagtatttaatataataatatctagatcatttaatgattaatttattatttaaataattgctaaactgttctttgtattattaacattaggaattgagctccgaaaattccgagaaaatttcagagagtataattaatcatggagaatttaatacaaattaaatccatccatgctttaaattaaggaaattttatttcccacatttaacttcacttgtaaattaatgaacatttaatataaattctattaataatttattaaataatttataaatcctaaaacaaaaatcaggatgtgacacataTTCATCACTTAGCATTAGTAATTtaactcccaaaatatttgGCAAAACATCCCGGTTTCTACTAAGGcaaaaatatgtagcaaagcAAATATATAGGCATTAAGCATTTAATAGCAAAtgataataaattatttatttgaacTGAAAGCGCTAGGCT
The Oryza glaberrima chromosome 8, OglaRS2, whole genome shotgun sequence DNA segment above includes these coding regions:
- the LOC127783289 gene encoding LEAF RUST 10 DISEASE-RESISTANCE LOCUS RECEPTOR-LIKE PROTEIN KINASE-like 2.1 isoform X2: MAMAGNHRSSQLHLLLLFCCTTTLRAAALSFDYDFSADAAKNLVFMGDAAHAGDRINLTNLGVWRAGRVAHRQLVRLWDDDVGGGRTTTTSFTTAFSFAIGRNSTNQPADGMAFFVGLPRDNLPPHSDGAFFGLLSNNYFGPYGSPRTVGVEFDTFSNPMWDPEGTVDHVGIDVNTVTSKNTTAMPTLSLLAGVMRAEVSYDAAAARMAVTLRTLDGMSYSVEAAVDLRAAGLPQDAAVGFSAATGDLVESHQLLSWSFNSSTDGSVSSTGSPLVSESKKKRIKTYIIASTSSLLGISVLVLAVFLVYKKHKCLLPWQRSTTAPRLHSLLRSQLKSYTYSEVRKMTKSFTHTLGKGGYGTVYKGSLSDGSTIAVKILEDSNNDGEDFINEVSSIGRTSHINVVTLLGLCQHGSKRALIYEYMPNGSLDKFTVGGNDTMQQEKFLISWEKLYDILVGVAQGLDYLHHWCNHRVVYLDIKPQNILLDQDFCPKISDFGLAKLCKPKESKISIGCARGTIGYMAPEVFWGHRGAVTTKSDVYSYGMLILHMVGERENINASTESGSKYFPEWLYDNLNQFCGVPSGGIDGSNSTSEVAHKLVIIGFWCIQSAPMDRPSMSEVIDMFDRSLTELQLPPRISCCGNYNESFG
- the LOC127783289 gene encoding LEAF RUST 10 DISEASE-RESISTANCE LOCUS RECEPTOR-LIKE PROTEIN KINASE-like 2.1 isoform X1; translation: MAMAGNHRSSQLHLLLLFCCTTTLRAAALSFDYDFSADAAKNLVFMGDAAHAGDRINLTNLGVWRAGRVAHRQLVRLWDDDVGGGRTTTTSFTTAFSFAIGRNSTNQPADGMAFFVGLPRDNLPPHSDGAFFGLLSNNYFGPYGSPRTVGVEFDTFSNPMWDPEGTVDHVGIDVNTVTSKNTTAMPTLSLLAGVMRAEVSYDAAAARMAVTLRTLDGMSYSVEAAVDLRAAGLPQDAAVGFSAATGDLVESHQLLSWSFNSSTADGSVSSTGSPLVSESKKKRIKTYIIASTSSLLGISVLVLAVFLVYKKHKCLLPWQRSTTAPRLHSLLRSQLKSYTYSEVRKMTKSFTHTLGKGGYGTVYKGSLSDGSTIAVKILEDSNNDGEDFINEVSSIGRTSHINVVTLLGLCQHGSKRALIYEYMPNGSLDKFTVGGNDTMQQEKFLISWEKLYDILVGVAQGLDYLHHWCNHRVVYLDIKPQNILLDQDFCPKISDFGLAKLCKPKESKISIGCARGTIGYMAPEVFWGHRGAVTTKSDVYSYGMLILHMVGERENINASTESGSKYFPEWLYDNLNQFCGVPSGGIDGSNSTSEVAHKLVIIGFWCIQSAPMDRPSMSEVIDMFDRSLTELQLPPRISCCGNYNESFG
- the LOC127782736 gene encoding cytochrome b561 and DOMON domain-containing protein At5g47530-like, encoding MAASRRVVISLLLLVAAMASSFSFSPCTAQSSSSCASYTFSSNQQYGSCAALPRLGATLHYNYTAAASTVAVAFRAPQPAGGKGWVAWGINPSGSGMVGTQAVVAFRHSNGSLVAYPTVLGSYAPSMAPAAAKDLALPVSGVSAEENGKAKEVVVYATVALPAGKGTKFNHVWQQGSSVAGDVPAAHPTSGDNVLSVGSIDFSK